The sequence ttggcttcaaatctttggcagataatctgccagataatctgtgtaaatggacccttacacagaacgatagtcgttagttacaatcgttactacgatcgtcatagcgatcattactatgatagtTTACCCCTTCTgaccccagcaaaacaatggacaatatgcaattacactgaacaattagtaaaaaaaaaatgcggaacttgagcgaacgaatgtggaattacagggaacTATTAACAATAATttcaggttcagatctaaatcaacaacatacgaacaattttttgatcgttgcctgtaattacagagaacgattatcgtttaaattcgaacgatataacgatttttcgcacaataatcggccagtgcaatagggcccttagagttctATTACGCACATGCTCCACATTCAACTTCCCAGATAGATATTAGAATCTCTGCAGCCGTGGGACTGAGATGTATTCAAGCCCCACAATCAATATGATATGACCAATATGCTGCCTATAAGGTaaagggggaactatcagcaggttagactatcaacagtctagcctgctgatagtccccctttacTGAGGGCTAAAGGATTAGGAAGGTTACTATAGTTCTTTTTGTACATCTTCTAAGGGACTACCCCTTTTTCATAGCATGCTCTTGTAAGCCAGCTGACTTGTAAAACTCCTTACCTCAATGGTGGATGCTTTAAGAAGCGCTATCTGGTCTTCACGAGACAGCTCCAAAAAACCCGGGACCTGTTTGGCAAAATCCACAATCTCCTGTACAGAGATGATTGCAAGCTCTGTAAAGTGAGCAAAGCGTTGTTGGCGGGCTTCCCTGCTGTTGGGGTCGTTTGCAAGCGGccatggctgaaaaaaaaaaaaaaaaaagaggatagattATAAGGATAAGGCCCTTAGGaaaagtgagagagagagagagagaaaaaaagcatAAGCTAAATGTCAGAGCGGAAAGGAAAGTGCCGAGACAGCATGCTCAGAAACGGGGATGTGAAACTGACACTTGTGAGCCGTACTGCCATCTAATAAAAGTTACAACATGGCGACATCCTCTGTCTGCAGCCATGACAGCAGCTATAGCcaatacagcagcagcaggacagtcACCCCTATTCTCAGTACACTCTAGACACTATTTTTTCTCACCTCTCACATTCAATGTACATGTTCTTTAACCAAGTTTCTAGCCAATGGTATTAGACTTGTAATGTGTGCACTACTACTGTGCCAATGTCCAAATCCAGTCAGATAAGGAGTAGCGGTGTTGTTGGGAATCACTGTGATCATATTTATTACAAGCCTTTTGGGGATACCTATAAAAGCAGCCTCATCTACATGCAAATGTTTTTTGTTAAAGTTGTCTGGATAATCCTTTCTTATTATAGAGGCCCCCTGACCTATTATAGGGTGCCTCAATCCCAGGACCCCCAGGAGATTAGCTGTAAACAACCAAGGAACCTGGCAGCCAGTATCAGTTCTcctgaacatagccaaatacagtGCTTGGACATTGTCATCAGTCCTATCTAGCTGAATGGAGTGGTATAGTGCACTAGTCCAATCTCCCCTCCTTTAAACCAGGTGGAAGCAGGACACACATTTCTGTGATAAataggggtcccagcagttgtaCCCCCACTGATAACAGACTTATCACTTAGGATAGGTGATAAGTGGACCATGAACGGACCATGgtcaatataatgtatgtacatgccaggtcctccagagcaggaAACACAATGTTGGATCTCCTCTCTAGACAAATGGCAAACAAAATCATACAGTCTAGTTATTCATCGTACCGTTACTTTGGGCTGATCACTAAAGGAGCGCTTGTTGCATTGTTGCTGTGCGGAGACCAGTTGTTGGATCATCTCTTCTTGCTGGGGTGTGAGCTGTACTACATCCTGTGTGACCATGCAGGGACTGGGTGGGATTAAAATTGCAGAGGACCGAACCACATCTTCCTCTTGTTGCTGCTTCTTGATCTTTTTGCTTCGGATCTGCTCTTCGGAAAGCACACCTAACAAAACATGAAGATGCATGAATGCACTGCCCGCTTTATGAGAATTACTATGTCTGGCAAAACTGAGAGCGACAAGTGGAAAGAAGACGGAGAGAGCCAGTTACATCAGCAGCATTCTGCCTGCTTAACCATTGCTCCATACAAAACGACAGTACCCCTGTCATGAAGGTCTCCTCTGGAGACCCCGCATTAGCCACAGCACAGTATGTCAGTGTTCCTGAAAGTGATACTGTAGGTTACACTTGTCTTGAcgctttaaaggggctatccaagattaggaaaaaaaaacaaacaaacacagttactttctagccaaaacagcaccacccctgtcctcaggttgtgtgttgtaccacaattcagctcaatttacttcaatagaatggAGCTACATAACCACACCCAAATTAAAGatgggagaggtgctgtttctggaagaaagcggacatgtttttctaattctggacaaccacttacaggggttatccagcgctacaaaaacatggccattttcttcaagagacagcaccactcttgtctccagttcaggtaaggattgcagttaagctccattcactttaatggaacagagttacaaaaccccacccaaactggagacaggagtaatgctgtctctggaagaaagtggccatgtttttgtagcgccggttaacccctttagggtgccttcacacatatcgAATCTGcagaggattttacgctgcgagtttgcagtgtgAAATTTTCATTTCGCTGTCAGCATGTGACCCAGGCCCCTTTAACCCGCCGCCTGCCGCCCACAGCCccatagcatacattacctgctcggcgccttggctgtgtgtgaggctcccggctccccatcagccaatcagtgctgctgtgcactgattggctgatgaggatcAACagcagccgggagcctcacacacagctgcagcgccgagcaggtaatgtatgctccggggctgcgggcggtgggatgcggggggttaaaggggcctgaGTCACATACTGACAGcgaaatgaaaattccgctgcggtcatttgaccccatagaccttcactataccaggatccgcagcggatttcgctgcaaattcacagcatgaaatccgctgcggatccggtatgtgtgaaggcaccctaatagccactgtgatgtcataatagtgaaGAAAAGACATATTTAACCATACAGCTTATTGTCAGGGCAATAGAGCTTTCTCACTTACACTGTTCCCGCATGCCGGCCTCTCTGCACTTCCGAAGCCGGCACTCCTGGCACTTGCGACGCATATACAtgtccatctggcatttgccattGTTCTTGCAGGTATACTTGGCATTTTTGATGACGCTGCGTCTGAAGAAGCCTTTACAGCCCTCGCAGCTCAGCACGTTGTAGTGGAAGCCAGAGGCCTTGTCCCCGCACACGCTGCACACTTCATTACCCAGCATCTTTGGTGCAGGACCCTTCTTTCTTTTACGCTCGGGCTCATCCGCTGTTGGTTCAAAAGTGAAAAAGAATTTTTTCCAGAAACTAATACATGACACAAAACCCCCTAATCTCTCTTTAAATCTCCAACAACTTTCTAATAGTAAGATACACTTTCAGTCAATGAATGTTTACATTCACAGCTGCAAATCCGGTACACACCTAGTTCTGCTGTCAGCCGACTCCTGACTGATACATTGCAGCAAACTACCAGAGACGTGTCTATCTGCTGGTGTGtttggctcacagagcattgcttaGAGTCCTTTTAAACTGGCCAATTATTGGCAATGGGCAAAACCCTCCCAGTGAGACGAAAAGACCGGCACAACCTTATTCACACTCAGCGGTATGAACGCTATATTTCAAAGTCCCTGTTAGGAAGCCGGAGAATAAACAGAGACGTCAGCAAACAAAGGCACGAGTCACTGATAGCAATACAGTACGGGAGATGATAGAATTGCGGCACTCACCCGATTTATCTCTTCACCTTATAGTAGTTTAAAGATACATAGAAGTACACTGGATGGTgatacaggtgagggaggacgtaCAGAGGTGCAAACAACAACGGCCGTTTTGTGCGCAAGCGCAATTAATCACGGCTTCACGCGAAACGACTGTCACTGTTTGCACCTGTCTACGTCCCCTCTCAATTGTATCCCAGTGCAGTATACTTCTATGTATCTTTGAACTACAATAAAGCCTGAAGAGACAAGTCAGCTGAATGTCGCAGTTCTTTTATCTCCCTACTGGATCGCTATCGGCAATGAGCAATGTTAGAAATTATCATTTGGCCGATAACTGgaacatgtaaaagtgtcagcgatcggCCATGGAGCAGGAAAActcagctgattgcatcttttgagcagcCCTATAAATCATTGTTTGCATGGATGATACAGGAATCGTTTGTGCAGCCCGTCCACTCAATTAATTTTACCATGTAAAGGCCAAGAGAGCCGATCTGACTGATAAACGCTGGTTTGCTTCGAGACAGTCCCATGTGAAGAAATCTAAAAGGACCctcagactggatacaattgtaccCACTTCTCAGCTGATAGCAGGCCTAGCTGTGTACTGGTTTGCTGACAGTGAATGTAAACAATAGTAATCCTAAAAATATCAACTGAGACACAAAGTATAGTAGAAAGTTGTAgcttttcatttaaagggaaatgaactggcgccagaaagttttacagaattataaattacttctatttaaaaatctccagtcttccagtacttatcagctgctgtgtgtcctgcaggaagtggtgtattatttccagtctgacacagtgctctctgctgccacctctgtccatgtcaggaactgtccagagcagtaacaaatccccatagaaaacctctactgctaaggacagttcctgatatggacagaggtggcagcagagagcactgtgtcagactcccTGTGCTTGTGTGCATGATCTTCTACTGGTCCCTAGGACATataaataagggtccatttacacagaaagattatctgacagattatctgccaaagatttgaagccaaaaccaggaacagactataaacagagatcaggtcataaaggaaagcctgagatttctcctcttttcaaatccattcctggctttggcttcaaatctttggcagataatctgtcacataatgtatctgtgtaaatggaccctaagttaaAGGTAAAGCATTGCTTCTGTCTGAATTTCCATTCTTTTCAATGCACATGCTCAAAAGAAAGTGACACATATTGAATCAAAAATCAGCAGGACGTGGGGCACTCACACCCATATTTGTCCGGCTGTCAAAAAGGTTCACGTCCTCCTGTACAACAAGAATCGCTACAGGGTGAACTCTTATCTTTACAAAGTTCTCACAGGTCATAGTGACACGTCAGAtgttttgatcagtgggggtccaagtgCTGAGACCTGTGCCGAGCACCAAAACAAATGGACAGAAACATTTGTCGTGCCCATGTGCTACTGATCGGGCTGCAGAGAAAGTGGCGCAGTGTGTATGGATGTATAGAAGGTCTCACTTGTGTATCTATACACTTCCAAGGAAAGATAAGCAGCAACAATCAGGTACATTTATAAACTGAGCGCCTGTAACCCTTTGGTTTGGCAGACATGAGGGGCTCAGTGCCTCGACAgccaccaatcaaaacttctaACTTCATAAAAATGATAGGTAACCTACATAGTAACTGTTCACTGCACAATGTTCAAAGTATTACTAGCATTACATAGgcaaaaatactgcggagacaccatcacgtgtttctcaacgtcagtgagctagccagaccttcctccgggaagaaacaaccaagccaaggaatgtctccagtcaaggaaaccacccaagccaggtatccatccagagacagctgtttcggggtgtttgcccctcatcagtgtagagcaggattctggctagtgggagcaatgtctagtaagTACTAGCATTACATAACAATTGACACAGAGGAATGTGGAAAGTTGTGGACTTCCtagagaaaacttctcctgcaataaggagagaagtgcttagctgggtgcttctccctgctcacaCCCATACcccaacaaaacttttgacatgttgcttcATTCCACCAATTCTCAACAGTTTTATCCCTGGACAAATTTTCAGAACAATTACCCAATCCCCACTATGAGAGTGCTATTTTTTCTTCTACCTTGTTCTGGGGAACCCTTAGACAGGTTACAATGGACTCCGGGGTTACCACTAATGATAGGTAGGAAAACACTGGTTTACCAATACACCCAAAATGCCATAATGTTACATATCTACTAGGTACTTGGCTGCAGTCAGATAACGCTTCTATGGCTACAACTACAGCCTACTGCTCTAAACTCGACCCCATCATCTGGCACACTCACCGGCGCTGTGCGAGGAGCCTTCTCCATCTGTTCCCAGGGTTTCATTTTCGTTGAGCGCTGAGGAACTTCCCTGAGATTCTGACCTTTCCTCCTTTATGTGCAACTTAACAGGGCTGGCAGAATCCAGCAGCAATGTATCCACAGAGTGGAAGGACTCTCCATCTGTTCAGGAGGAAGAGATCATTGTAAGACAAGTCCTTTATTACATTGGGTCAAGTTCATCTTGCTCGTAAAGATAAATCAGAACCTTTAATTCTCTGTATAAGAAGATCGGCTGGATCACTTACCGAGTGAAACATCGGAGCCATTGACAGCCGTGGCTGACATATTTGGTCAGGCGTCTCCAGGCATCTTCTGGGCCAAACACTGTACAGAACACATGAGGGATCAGAAACATTACTCAGAGTTACTCATCATTTACAaccactattctgctgctgacATCATCTTCCCAGCAATAAGCCCTGTGTGCAGAGCTGGGGGAACTATCCCAGTCCAAGCATCTATTTTATGCCCAGGAGGGGGTAACACAGAAGCAGCACCCGTCACTAAGGAAAGCAGCAGCCGCCATCACTAAGGGAAGCAGCAGCACCCATCATTAAGGGAGGCAGCAGCACCCATCACTAAACGAAGGCAGCAGCACCCATCACTaagggaagcagcagcagcatccatcATTAAGGGAGGCAGCAGCACCCATCATTAAGGGAGGCAGCAGCACCCATCATTAAGGGAGGCAGCAGCACCCATCATTAAGGGAGGCAGCAGCACCCATCACTAAGGGAGGCAGCAGCACCCATCACTAAACGAAGGCAGCAGCACCCATCACTaagggaagcagcagcagcatccatcATTAAGGGAGGCAGCAGCACCCATCATTAAGGGAGGCAGCAGCACCCATCACTAAGGGAGGCAGCAGCACCCATCACTAAGGGAGGCAGCAgcaaagcagcagcagcacccatcactaagggaagcagcagcagcacccatcATTAAGGGAGGCAGCAGCACCCATCATTAAGGGAGGCAGCAGCACCCATCACTAAGGAAGGCAGCAGCACCCATCACTAAGGGAGGCAGCAgcaaagcagcagcagcacccatcACTAAGGGAAGCAGCAGCACCCATCACTAAGGGAAACAGCAGCACCCATCACTAAGGGAAGCAGCAGCACCCATCACTAAGGGAAGCAGCAGCACCCATCACTAAGGGAAACAGCAGCACCCATCACTAAGGGAAGCAGCAGCACCCATCACTAAGGGAAGCAGCGAAGCAGCAGCACCCATCAATAAGGGAAGCAGCGAAGCAGCAGCACCCATCACTAAGGGAAGCAGCAGCACCCATCACTAAGGGAAGCAGCAGCACCCATCACTAAGGGAAGCAGCAGCACCCATCACTAAGGGAAGCAGCAGCACCCATCCCTAAGGGAGGCAGGAGCACCCATCACTAAGGGAAGCAGCAGCACCCATCACTAAGGGAAACAGCAGCACCCATCACTAAGGGAAACCTCAGCACCCATCACTAAGGGAAACAGCAGCACCCATCACTAAGGGAAGCAGCAGCACCCATCACTAAGGGAAGCAGCAGCACCCATCACTAAGGGAAACAGCAGCACCCATCACTAAGGGAAGCAGCAGCACCCATCACTAAGGGAAGCAGCAGCACCCATCACTAAGGGAAGCAGCAGCACCCGTCACTAAGGGAAGCAGAAGCAGCACCCGTCACTAAGGGAAGCAGCAGCACCCATCACTAAGGGAAGCAGCAGCACCCATCACTAAGGGAGGCAGGAGCACCCATCACTaagggaagcagcagcagcacccatcACTAAGGGAAGCAGCAGCACCCGTCACTAAGGGAAGCAGCAGCACCCATCACTAAGGGAAGCAGCAGCACCCATCACTAAGGGAAGCATCAGCAGCACCCATCACTAAGGGAAGCATCAGCAGCACCCATCACTAAGGGAAGCAGCAGCACCCATTACTAAGGTAAGCAGCAGCACCCATCACTAAGGTAAGCAGCAGCACCCATCACTAAGGGAAGCAGCAGCACCCGTCACTAAGGGAAGCAGCAGCACCCATCATTAAGGGAAGCAGCAGCACCCATCACTAAGGGAAACAGCAGCACCCATCACTAAGGGAAGCAGCAGCACCCATCATTAAGGGAAGCAGCAGCACCCATCACTAAGGGAAGCAGCAGCACCCACACCCATCACTAAGGGAAGCAGCAGCACCCATCCCCATCACTAAGGGAAGCAGCAGCACCCATCACTAAGGGAAATCAATAGATTTACCCTAAAAGTAGTGGCCCACTTGGTGAATttgctgtggatttttttttacatagaaaccCCACAGTAAATACAAAGGCAGCTAAGTGGATCTCATCTACATgctgcagaaaaaaatatttgcaacaaAAACTATCCTGGGGGTGCAgaaattaaaggtgttatccaagaTTACCAaaacgctttcttccagaaacaacgccACTCTTGTGCTTAGTTTGgttatggtattgcagctcaggtccATTGATATAAACAGAGCagagatgtaataccacacaagggcaggggtggtgctgtttttgtttctGGAAGCAAGCACCTATATTTCCCTAATCctcgaaaaacccctttaaaggggaactactgtatcagcaggttaaactaaTCAAGCCCCACCCCCGGTGCTCCTAACGGCTTACTGAGCAAaggatttcacagctaacagtgcaacaatggtgcagaggatgaaggtaacagacatacctccatcctcagcgccctgtgcccactagggagctatcagcaggttagatttgtctaagctgctgatagttcaccTTCATCAGCATATCATCTGCTGTGTCAGAACAACTGCATATTTTAATGCGGATATGCTGTGAATCCACACTGAAATATATAAGTGTGGATTAGAAACACACGGTATATACTAAAAACAAGCAAATCCACAGTGTCAGATCTGCAGAAGGTCAGCGGAATCAATGCAGAAATGCTGCATCTAACACCACCATGCGATGCTGAAGGGGTCTCCCCCCAAAGTCCTGTCTATCGCAGTGCACACAGAACctcaaaggggttattcaggattgtAACACAGCTCCACTGAAGGTGctaaacttaaaggggctgtccaaccATTTTCTCTTATTGGAATATAGAATTATTGCCAATCTGTCTTTTTTCCTTAGTTGTTTCTTCCAACTTTTTTTCTGCTGTGTGTCCCGGGGCTTCCTCCTCTGTTGATGCTTTCTGGATTtgtgtttatttagataaagaacttccaggtcacaggggtcagcaaccTGCAGTAAAGACGTTGGCGCGCTGCCATGCAATGCCGGCACccgagtgatgtcacaggacaagAGCGCTTTCAATCACGTCCagagaggtgtgattacagcgctggaacccgcccaggaccatgactagatgCAGAAGACATACGCACAGATGACTACTTGGCCGCTATTAGCATAAAGTGTAGGACTTTATAATAGTAAGATTGTGGATTAATCAAGCAGGGGACGCAGGGTACAGGGGtaagtttgggaagcgtgctgggtcatgtaccagcatgtttccttagctttagGGCCATTTTTGGCGTGctttattttcgtttttgcactttcgttttttcctcctcgtacagacccacatgaaccttaattttttgtgccactaattgttctttgcaatggcaggcttaatttttgcataaagtatgctgcaaagccagaaaaaaattaaatgtgtgatgaaattgaaaaaaaaaacaaaaacacttttttttatttgggggagtTTTGTatttacaccgtttgccctggggtaaaactgacatgttatacatgttcctcaagttgttacgattacaacgatatgtaactagtgtaacttttattttatggcttttaaaaattaaaaactttaaaaaatctATGTTCCTtcaaaaatcgctccattcccaggcttatagcgcttttatcctttggtctatggggctgtgtgaggcgtcattttttgcgccatgatctgtactttctatcggcccCTTagttgcgtatatgcgactttttgatcactttttattacaatttttctgtgacaaaaaatgcacaattttgcactttggcgggtttttgcgcttacgccatttgcagtgcgacatcaggaatgtgataatttaatagtttgggaaagtacgcacgtggcgataccaaatttgtttatttttatttataaaatgggaaaaggggggtgattcaaacatttattagggaggggattttttattaataaaaacacttttttttttcactgtgtaCTTTAACTTTGAGTCCCCCTGGTTAAGTTTCAGTATTACTGGAGTGATcttccatagagatcactgcagtatactttatacagcaatgatcgataagatcattgctgtattactctggtctgcagcagaccagaggaaTCAACTACCGAGCCGGGATCCCGGCtcggtaagcagaagggatctccACTCTGCGATTGCATCgtgggggagatcccccactagaccagGGAAAGGGGGCCAGTAATACCTTTAAATTCAGCTGTCAGTTTTGCCTCGGccacgcggcccccctctgaacgccccctcccgcatcaggacatacagttacaccCTGTGTGTGACATCAGGTCAAGTATcctctctccatattacacacagcagcagcactgccctaacactgtaacacagtacaataataaaaatataggggagatttatcaaacatggtgtaaagtgaaactgtctcagttgcccctagcaaccaatcagattccacctttttattttccaaagagtctgtgaggaatgaaaggtggaatctgattggttgctaggggcaactgagccagtctcactttacaccatgtttgataaatctccccatagttc is a genomic window of Dendropsophus ebraccatus isolate aDenEbr1 chromosome 12, aDenEbr1.pat, whole genome shotgun sequence containing:
- the LOC138770143 gene encoding oxysterols receptor LXR-beta-like, whose protein sequence is MSATAVNGSDVSLDGESFHSVDTLLLDSASPVKLHIKEERSESQGSSSALNENETLGTDGEGSSHSAADEPERKRKKGPAPKMLGNEVCSVCGDKASGFHYNVLSCEGCKGFFRRSVIKNAKYTCKNNGKCQMDMYMRRKCQECRLRKCREAGMREQCVLSEEQIRSKKIKKQQQEEDVVRSSAILIPPSPCMVTQDVVQLTPQQEEMIQQLVSAQQQCNKRSFSDQPKVTPWPLANDPNSREARQQRFAHFTELAIISVQEIVDFAKQVPGFLELSREDQIALLKASTIEIMLLETARRYNHETECITFLKDFTYSKDDFHRAGLQVEFINPIFEFSRGMRQMQLDDAEYALLIAINIFSADRPNVQNHQLVETLQLPYVEALHSYTRIKRPQDHLMFPRMLMKLVSLRTLSSVHSEQVFALRLQDKKLPPLLSEIWDVHE